TATTTATTTAGTTCTTTTTCTAACAAAGTAACTGAAGCTTTTACCGTAGCAATGTTTTGGTTCATTTTAGGTACTTGCTCATTGAGCTCTCGGATATTTTGCTCCAAGATAAGTCGGGGGTCTTCAATAGCTGATATCGCACCACCGAATAGCGCTCTTATAGCGCGTACAAATCTTTTCCAAAGAGACATACGAAGTATTTTTGTTTTTGCTATACAAAGGTAAGTATTTTTATTTTTTCTACGAAATTTTTTACACGTACCCACTTCAAGTAATAGATATTAAAGCAGTGTAATAGAACAAGTACAGAGTTACGAGATTATTTTTGCGTGAGGCATGCGAAGGGCGTGCGTCAGCACGGTGCGCAGCGAAGCGTAGCACCGAAGCGAAAGCGTAGCCCGAAGCACGCCGACCTTGTGGGCAAAAGCCCACAAGGGCACGCCCAAAAAAAAATTATCTCAAAATTAAATTTCCACTGCCCCGTTTTTCTAACCACTCAATCGGATGAGGATTACCTGTTACATAAATATTGCCTGCATCTAAAATTCTGACCTTCAAAGGTCCAGGTACATAGGCGTAACTTTCGCCCTTGTTTATAGTTTCTACTCTTGCAAATTGACACTCTAAACCTAAACTATTATGCCTCCCAATCCCATCATTGACACTAATGAGCTGAATACACTTCCCTCTAACTGAAATATTTCCATATCCCCTACGGGAATGCGAAGTAACTAGCCTTTGACAATCCAAAATGAGGTCAATATCTCCGCTGCTTTGCATTTCAAGGTCTACCCAGTTTCCTTTGAGAGTGTCCGTGTTGTATATTTTTCCTGAACCAAATTGATAAATTTTTTTTATGGTAGGGATGTGTAAAGTAACCTTTATATCATCTTTTTGATAGCTTCTGACCCAGTTTGCTGTGTTTTTATTGTCAATGTAAAGCACGCTGTCTTTAACTTCAAGTTTGATTTTGGGAATAAGATTTTTACCTGCTGTAATCTCTGCTTTGTATTCATTGCTTTGTTTTATTTCTACGTTTATATGGTCAATGACATGTATGCTGTGAAAACCTTTCAAAAAACGAGTTTGCGTTTGAATGGGACCTGTGCTTTTAAATATATCGGGGGCGTTTTCCTTGTTGCAAGAAAGAAAAACAAGCGTAAATGAAAATAAACTCATCCAAAAAATGCGACTCATAAGCAGGTACAAAAATATAAGGTTTTAGGCTTGCTTTCAAAACAATGTCAGAAAAAGTTTTTGTGTTTTATCTTTCTGTTAGTAGATTTGCGAGGTACAAAAAATACAGTCATGAAGTCCTTTGAAGCATTTACGCAAGCTCTACCAATGAATAACGTTACGATGCTTGCAACAATAGTTTTAATTCTACCATTATTGATTTTCACGGTATTGATTTTATTTGGTAAGAAATTGCCGCGGCAAGGCGACTGGCTAGCGGTGGGCTTAATGGGAATAGCCACACTTTTATCTATACCTGTTTTTATACAAACGTGGGGTAAAGAAGTGTCACATTTTCGTTTTACGTGGATAGATTTAGGCAGCGCGGGCTTACCTATCAAGCTGACAATGGGAATTTTAGTAGATGATATTGCGGCTTTAATGGTTGTATTAGTAACGTTCATTTGTTTTTTGGTCTTACTCTTTTCTATGGAGTACATGCATGCTGAATTAGAAGACAAAAAGTTAGGTCAATATGCAAGATATTATGCATACATGGGCATATTTACTTTTGCGATGCTTGGGATAGTATTAGCTGATAACCTGTTAGCAATGTACATTTCTTGGGAGATTGTAGGGCTAGGCTCTTATTTACTGATTGGATATTGGTACTATCGTGAGGCACCTTCGGAAGCAAATAAAAAAGCATTTATCATTAACCGCATAGGAGATGTGGGAATGTTCATAGGTATTTTGATTATGTGGTATCAATTTAGGACCTTAGATTTTGAAGCCATAAAAGAACTGATGCAAAACTCTAAAATTGTCAATGGGGAGTGGGTGGTTACGATTGTTAAGGGTGAACAAACCATTACGCATAGTTTAGATGTAGCTTGGCTAACAGCAGGTGGATTATTGCTATTTTGTGGAGCTATTGGTAAGTCTGCTCAATTTCCTTTACATGTGTGGCTACCTGATGCTATGGAAGGTCCTACTACGGCATCATCAATCATTCACGCTGCTACAATGGTTGCTGCGGGTGTGTATTTAACAGGTAGAATATTCCCCATTCTCAACGTAGATGCATTGACAGTTATTGCCTTTATTGGTGCTTTCACTTCATTTTTGGCTGCAAGTATAGCACTTACGCAAACAGACTTAAAACGTGTATTGGCGTACTCTACTGTTTCTCAATTAGGATATATGATTATGGGCATGGGGGTAGGTAGCTATGATGCGTCTTTATTTCATTTGGTAACTCATGCCTTTTTCAAGTGCGGTCTGTTTTTGAGTGCGGCTTCGGTTATTCATGCTATGCACCATGTAGAGCATGAACTGCATCATCACCATCGTCATGTTCATTTTGATCCGCAAGACATGCGCTACATGGGCGGCTTGAGAAAGAAAATGCCATTTACTTTTGTGGCATATACAATTATGATGTTTGCCTTAGCAGGGCTGCCTTTCTTTTCAGGTTTCTTATCAAAAGATGCCATTCTTGCAGGTGCTTGGGGCTGGGCAAAACACGAAGGTGGTATTGCGTTTATAGTACCTTTGTTAGGTTTCGTTACAGCTTTTATGACTGCGTTTTATATGGGTAGACAATGGTTTTTGACCTTCTTCGGCGAATTTAGACTAGAAAAAATTATCAAAGATGCCAAAGGTGCTTTTGAAATGGTACATGAGTCCCCTATA
This Bacteroidia bacterium DNA region includes the following protein-coding sequences:
- a CDS encoding DUF2807 domain-containing protein, coding for MSRIFWMSLFSFTLVFLSCNKENAPDIFKSTGPIQTQTRFLKGFHSIHVIDHINVEIKQSNEYKAEITAGKNLIPKIKLEVKDSVLYIDNKNTANWVRSYQKDDIKVTLHIPTIKKIYQFGSGKIYNTDTLKGNWVDLEMQSSGDIDLILDCQRLVTSHSRRGYGNISVRGKCIQLISVNDGIGRHNSLGLECQFARVETINKGESYAYVPGPLKVRILDAGNIYVTGNPHPIEWLEKRGSGNLILR
- the nuoL gene encoding NADH-quinone oxidoreductase subunit L; translated protein: MNNVTMLATIVLILPLLIFTVLILFGKKLPRQGDWLAVGLMGIATLLSIPVFIQTWGKEVSHFRFTWIDLGSAGLPIKLTMGILVDDIAALMVVLVTFICFLVLLFSMEYMHAELEDKKLGQYARYYAYMGIFTFAMLGIVLADNLLAMYISWEIVGLGSYLLIGYWYYREAPSEANKKAFIINRIGDVGMFIGILIMWYQFRTLDFEAIKELMQNSKIVNGEWVVTIVKGEQTITHSLDVAWLTAGGLLLFCGAIGKSAQFPLHVWLPDAMEGPTTASSIIHAATMVAAGVYLTGRIFPILNVDALTVIAFIGAFTSFLAASIALTQTDLKRVLAYSTVSQLGYMIMGMGVGSYDASLFHLVTHAFFKCGLFLSAASVIHAMHHVEHELHHHHRHVHFDPQDMRYMGGLRKKMPFTFVAYTIMMFALAGLPFFSGFLSKDAILAGAWGWAKHEGGIAFIVPLLGFVTAFMTAFYMGRQWFLTFFGEFRLEKIIKDAKGAFEMVHESPILMKIPLAVLAFMSIWFVYSWNPIDGEIGWMMQRVTIPASIAPGSYGDRDKMDKEALKYFAEKHHIEYKEATQKNAADHKHEKHHNDEHQVEGEIAHYAHVSIRQAEIMAERHHKHYPAVGISIVLAFAGLGLAYLAFKPEKVAQMDMFAEKDPITNFSYRKWYFDELYHATFVRLYLILTAIQTWIDKWLVDGLVNLAGYLTTWLGAKIRSYQTGRVQNYLVYMAMVIILLMFFVAYHVS